The following are from one region of the Streptomyces decoyicus genome:
- a CDS encoding maleate cis-trans isomerase family protein, whose amino-acid sequence MDVSFLGGPQPQLGVGVVAPFDFALDRELWRWVPDDVSLHLTRTPFVPVEVSLDLARLVSEHETLHAAVQALCAVSPQVISYACTSGSFVAGVAGERAMCAAMAQAGEVPSLTTSGALIEALREIGARRIAVVTPYTKSVTDSLEDFLGEAGITVTGRAYLGLTRHIWKVPYRDVVDMARAAVVGSADALFISCTNLPTYDVIPQLEAELRMPVLSANQVTMWAALRAIGVQAVGPYQALLDPVARRGPAAMSGSEPAVPTDGLPRATPEAAFAASSVPPDGEALDGLEPPPYPPEDTGGLPPV is encoded by the coding sequence ATGGACGTCTCTTTTCTGGGTGGCCCACAGCCGCAGCTCGGCGTGGGTGTCGTCGCTCCCTTCGACTTCGCGCTCGACCGAGAGCTGTGGCGCTGGGTACCCGACGATGTGTCCCTCCACCTCACCCGCACCCCTTTTGTGCCCGTCGAGGTCAGCCTCGATCTGGCTCGTCTGGTCAGTGAGCACGAAACGCTGCACGCCGCCGTCCAGGCGCTGTGCGCGGTATCACCGCAGGTCATCTCCTATGCCTGCACGTCCGGCAGCTTCGTCGCCGGGGTGGCGGGCGAGCGGGCCATGTGCGCCGCCATGGCCCAGGCGGGGGAGGTTCCCTCCCTCACGACATCGGGCGCACTGATCGAAGCGCTGCGCGAGATCGGCGCACGGCGCATCGCCGTGGTCACGCCCTACACGAAATCGGTCACCGACTCCCTGGAGGACTTCCTCGGTGAAGCCGGCATCACGGTCACCGGCCGCGCCTACCTCGGGCTGACCCGGCACATCTGGAAGGTGCCCTACCGCGACGTCGTCGACATGGCCCGCGCGGCCGTGGTCGGCTCCGCCGATGCCCTCTTCATCAGCTGCACGAATCTGCCGACCTACGACGTCATCCCGCAGCTGGAGGCCGAGCTGCGGATGCCGGTGCTGTCCGCCAATCAGGTCACGATGTGGGCCGCGCTGCGCGCCATCGGCGTCCAGGCGGTGGGCCCGTACCAGGCGCTGCTCGATCCGGTGGCGCGCCGCGGCCCGGCCGCGATGTCCGGTTCGGAGCCGGCGGTGCCGACGGATGGGCTGCCGCGGGCGACCCCCGAGGCCGCCTTCGCCGCCTCCTCCGTGCCACCGGACGGGGAGGCCCTCGACGGCCTGGAACCCCCGCCCTACCCGCCCGAGGACACAGGAGGTCTGCCCCCGGTGTGA
- a CDS encoding D-2-hydroxyacid dehydrogenase has product MSESTVLVLGSDPPPKLDRLTGRARVIFTDEDSLADRLPSADVLLAWDFTSDAIRRAWPEKGPRPRWVHTASAGVDQLLCPALVADDTLVTNARGVFEQPIAEYVAGLVIAMAKDFYGSWELQRQRRWQHRETLRLAGSRAVVVGSGPIGRAIGTTLLALGVKVDLVGRRERSGDPEFGLVHASDALNGLLPQADWVVCAAPLTEATRGLFDKAAFSRMPPRARFINIGRGPLVVEDALVAALREWRIAAAALDVFEQEPLPTDSPLWDVPHLIVSPHMSGDTLGWRDALAEQFQDNFDQWSAGRPLHNLVDKRLGYVPVQ; this is encoded by the coding sequence ATGTCCGAAAGCACCGTCCTCGTCCTCGGTTCCGACCCGCCTCCGAAGCTCGACCGGCTCACCGGGCGGGCTCGGGTGATCTTCACCGATGAGGACTCGCTCGCTGACCGACTCCCCTCCGCCGACGTGCTGTTGGCCTGGGACTTCACCTCCGATGCGATCCGCAGAGCCTGGCCGGAGAAGGGCCCCAGGCCCCGCTGGGTGCACACCGCCAGCGCCGGTGTGGATCAGCTGCTGTGCCCGGCGCTGGTCGCCGACGACACCCTGGTGACCAACGCCCGGGGCGTTTTCGAGCAGCCGATCGCCGAATATGTCGCCGGGCTGGTGATCGCCATGGCCAAGGACTTCTACGGAAGTTGGGAGCTTCAGCGGCAGCGGCGCTGGCAGCACCGCGAGACGCTGCGGCTGGCCGGCAGCCGGGCCGTCGTGGTGGGCTCCGGGCCGATCGGCCGGGCCATCGGCACCACCCTCCTGGCACTGGGTGTCAAGGTCGATCTGGTCGGCCGCCGGGAGCGCTCCGGCGACCCCGAATTCGGCCTCGTCCATGCGAGTGACGCGCTGAACGGCCTCCTTCCCCAGGCGGATTGGGTGGTCTGCGCGGCGCCCCTGACCGAGGCCACCCGCGGCCTGTTCGACAAGGCGGCGTTCTCCCGGATGCCGCCGCGGGCCCGGTTCATCAACATCGGGCGCGGGCCGCTGGTCGTCGAGGACGCTCTGGTGGCGGCGCTGCGCGAGTGGCGGATCGCGGCGGCCGCGCTGGACGTGTTCGAGCAGGAGCCGCTGCCCACGGACAGCCCGCTGTGGGACGTCCCGCATCTGATCGTCTCGCCCCACATGAGCGGCGACACGCTGGGCTGGCGGGACGCCCTCGCCGAGCAGTTCCAGGACAACTTCGACCAGTGGTCGGCCGGCCGGCCGCTGCACAACCTCGTCGACAAGCGGCTCGGGTACGTCCCGGTGCAGTGA
- a CDS encoding amidase, translating to MTTEPTQLADLTATRLTAGYAAGEFSPVEAVRAVLERAEAAQDATNCFTRIDADEALSGAKESAERWRAGTPAGPVDGVPVTVKDLILTRGTPTLRGSRTVRAEGPWEEDAPSVARLRESGAVFVGKTTTPEFGWKGVTDSPRHGVTGNPYDPGRTAGGSSGGSAAAVALGAGPLSLGTDGGGSVRIPASFCGIFALKATYGRVPLYPASPFGTLAHVGPMTRDAADAALMMEVICGADWRDWSQLGPAAGPFRQALAGPVSGLRVAFSPSLGWDVAVAPEIAAAVRSAVGTLAGLGAVVEEIDPGIADPVEAFHTLWFSGAARVVQHLDDADRELLDPGLREICEQGARYSALDYLAAVDTRMALGQAMGRFHSAYDLLVTPTVPITAFEAGVEVPAGSGHTRWTGWTPFTYPFNLTQQPAATLPCGVDGDGMPIGVQLVGARHADALVLRAAHALYEAGTAQIPAPPAL from the coding sequence ATGACCACCGAACCGACCCAGCTCGCCGACCTCACCGCCACCCGTCTCACGGCCGGGTACGCGGCCGGCGAATTCTCCCCCGTCGAGGCGGTCCGGGCGGTGCTGGAGCGCGCCGAGGCCGCACAGGACGCGACGAACTGCTTCACCCGGATCGACGCGGACGAGGCGCTGTCGGGCGCCAAGGAGTCGGCGGAGCGCTGGCGGGCCGGTACTCCGGCCGGGCCGGTGGACGGGGTGCCCGTCACCGTCAAGGATCTGATCCTCACCCGGGGCACGCCGACGCTGCGCGGTTCGCGGACGGTGCGGGCCGAGGGCCCGTGGGAGGAGGACGCCCCGTCGGTCGCCCGGCTGCGGGAGTCCGGTGCGGTGTTCGTCGGCAAGACCACCACCCCGGAGTTCGGCTGGAAGGGCGTCACCGACAGTCCACGGCACGGGGTGACGGGCAATCCGTACGACCCGGGGCGCACCGCGGGCGGCTCCAGCGGCGGCAGCGCGGCGGCGGTGGCACTGGGCGCCGGGCCGCTGTCCCTGGGCACGGACGGCGGCGGTTCGGTCCGTATCCCGGCGTCCTTCTGCGGGATCTTCGCCCTCAAGGCGACCTACGGGCGGGTGCCGCTGTATCCGGCGAGCCCGTTCGGGACGCTGGCGCACGTCGGGCCGATGACCCGGGACGCGGCGGACGCGGCGCTGATGATGGAGGTGATCTGCGGCGCGGACTGGCGGGACTGGTCCCAGCTCGGTCCGGCCGCAGGCCCGTTCCGTCAGGCGCTGGCCGGTCCGGTCTCCGGGCTGCGGGTGGCCTTCAGCCCCTCGCTCGGCTGGGACGTGGCGGTGGCCCCGGAGATCGCCGCGGCGGTCAGGTCGGCCGTCGGCACGCTGGCCGGGCTCGGCGCGGTCGTCGAGGAGATCGACCCGGGCATCGCGGACCCGGTGGAGGCCTTCCACACGCTGTGGTTCAGCGGCGCGGCACGGGTGGTGCAGCACCTGGACGACGCGGACCGGGAGCTGCTGGACCCGGGGCTGCGGGAGATCTGCGAGCAGGGCGCCCGGTACAGCGCGCTGGACTACCTGGCCGCGGTCGACACGCGGATGGCGCTCGGTCAGGCCATGGGCCGCTTCCACAGCGCCTACGACCTGTTGGTGACGCCGACCGTGCCGATCACTGCCTTCGAGGCCGGCGTCGAGGTCCCTGCCGGATCCGGCCACACCCGCTGGACGGGCTGGACGCCGTTCACCTACCCCTTCAACCTCACCCAGCAGCCGGCCGCGACGCTGCCCTGCGGGGTGGACGGAGACGGGATGCCGATCGGCGTCCAGCTGGTCGGCGCGCGGCACGCGGACGCGCTCGTCCTGCGTGCCGCGCACGCCCTCTACGAGGCGGGGACCGCGCAGATCCCGGCGCCGCCTGCCCTCTGA
- a CDS encoding DUF3830 family protein, with amino-acid sequence MTDRFIEVSLDKRGVSCTAKLLDDRAPITCNAVWDALPLGGDVYHAKYARNEIYALLAPFAPEEPPLENPTITPIPGDLCYFTFTDTQLGTKSYGYETQAQHQGRATVVDLALFYERNNLLINGDAGWVPGIVWGSVVDGLDRMADACQDLWRAGALGETLNFRRA; translated from the coding sequence ATGACCGATCGCTTCATCGAAGTCTCCCTGGACAAGCGCGGCGTGAGCTGCACGGCCAAGTTGCTCGACGACCGCGCGCCGATCACCTGCAATGCCGTGTGGGATGCCCTCCCACTCGGCGGCGACGTCTATCACGCCAAATACGCCCGCAACGAGATCTACGCCCTGCTTGCGCCGTTCGCTCCCGAGGAGCCGCCGCTGGAGAATCCGACGATCACCCCGATCCCCGGCGATCTGTGCTACTTCACCTTCACCGACACCCAACTGGGTACGAAGTCCTACGGTTACGAGACCCAGGCCCAGCACCAGGGCCGCGCCACCGTCGTCGATCTTGCGCTGTTCTATGAGCGCAACAATCTGCTGATCAACGGTGACGCGGGCTGGGTGCCGGGCATCGTGTGGGGCAGCGTCGTCGACGGCCTGGACCGGATGGCCGACGCCTGTCAGGACCTGTGGCGGGCCGGAGCCCTGGGGGAGACCCTCAACTTCCGGCGGGCCTAG
- the ehuB gene encoding ectoine/hydroxyectoine ABC transporter substrate-binding protein EhuB, with product MAPPQENTKMIKRKLASGIRRRSLLAGVAALGAAGAVGAATGCSRVDISGATGGGHQLEDLRKKGTIRMGIASEPPYASINSKGELTGEAPAVAKTIFRRLGIKNFEPVPVEFGALVPGLHSFQYDVIVAGMFINKARCAAVLFSDPDYENKDAFLVLKGNPKKIHSYADIAKGKFRMGSGIGYAEIDYAVGNGVKKDTIQTYGDQIAGMEALEAGRIDAFAGTALTMIEALKAGKHPKVEMTEPFTPVVDGKPQRDGGGYGFRIGETNLRDAFNRELQKMKKSGELLRIAKPYGFTEEFMTDLTAKELCKK from the coding sequence ATGGCTCCACCACAGGAGAACACCAAAATGATCAAGAGAAAATTGGCAAGCGGCATCCGCCGCCGCTCGCTGCTCGCGGGGGTAGCGGCGCTCGGCGCAGCGGGTGCGGTGGGAGCGGCGACGGGCTGCTCCCGGGTCGATATCTCCGGCGCGACCGGAGGCGGACACCAGCTGGAGGACCTGCGGAAAAAGGGCACCATCCGCATGGGCATCGCGAGCGAACCGCCCTATGCCTCGATCAACAGCAAGGGTGAGCTGACGGGTGAGGCACCCGCGGTCGCCAAGACCATCTTCCGCCGGCTGGGCATCAAGAATTTCGAGCCGGTGCCGGTCGAGTTCGGCGCATTGGTGCCGGGACTCCATTCCTTCCAGTACGACGTGATCGTCGCGGGCATGTTCATCAACAAAGCCCGCTGCGCGGCCGTCCTCTTCTCCGACCCGGATTACGAGAACAAGGACGCCTTTCTCGTACTCAAGGGCAACCCGAAGAAAATCCACTCCTATGCGGACATCGCCAAGGGGAAATTCCGGATGGGCTCGGGAATCGGCTATGCGGAGATCGACTACGCGGTCGGCAACGGTGTCAAGAAGGACACGATCCAGACCTACGGCGACCAGATCGCCGGTATGGAGGCTCTGGAAGCGGGCCGTATCGACGCCTTCGCCGGCACGGCGCTGACCATGATCGAGGCGCTGAAGGCCGGTAAGCATCCCAAGGTGGAGATGACCGAGCCGTTCACGCCGGTGGTCGACGGGAAGCCCCAGCGCGACGGCGGCGGTTACGGCTTCCGGATCGGCGAGACCAATCTGCGGGACGCGTTCAACCGCGAACTCCAGAAGATGAAGAAGAGCGGCGAACTCCTGCGTATCGCCAAGCCGTACGGCTTCACCGAGGAGTTCATGACCGACCTCACGGCGAAGGAGCTCTGTAAAAAGTGA
- the ehuC gene encoding ectoine/hydroxyectoine ABC transporter permease subunit EhuC — protein sequence MTGALWQLFFEGLWITIQLMVYSAALAAAVAFGIGLARTSRFWIVRFLSGVYVEFFRGTSALVLMFWLFFALPLLGWQLVGIWAGTLALGLSYGAYGSEVVRGALQSVAPAQQEAAIALSFTPWQRLRKVLLPQAVPEMMPPFNNLLIELLKGTALASLLSIGELTFQAKLARLSTGESAQIYGIILVLYFAVAFVLTRIMRVLERRAKASVGRAVPKGEGWFSRKLPVEKQGPEALATGGKP from the coding sequence GTGACCGGCGCCCTATGGCAACTCTTCTTCGAAGGACTGTGGATCACCATCCAGTTGATGGTCTACAGCGCCGCCCTGGCCGCCGCCGTCGCCTTCGGTATCGGTCTGGCCCGCACCTCACGCTTCTGGATCGTCCGCTTCCTGTCCGGTGTCTATGTGGAGTTCTTCCGCGGCACCTCGGCCCTGGTGCTGATGTTCTGGCTGTTCTTCGCGCTGCCGCTGCTGGGCTGGCAGCTGGTCGGTATCTGGGCGGGCACCCTGGCGCTGGGCCTCTCCTACGGGGCGTACGGCTCCGAGGTCGTCCGCGGCGCCCTCCAGTCGGTGGCACCCGCCCAGCAGGAGGCGGCCATCGCACTGAGCTTCACGCCCTGGCAACGGCTGCGGAAGGTGCTGCTGCCGCAGGCCGTCCCCGAGATGATGCCGCCGTTCAACAACCTGCTGATCGAGCTGCTCAAGGGCACCGCGCTGGCCTCGCTGCTGTCCATCGGCGAACTCACCTTCCAGGCCAAGCTCGCCCGGCTGTCCACGGGCGAGAGCGCCCAGATCTACGGAATCATCCTCGTCCTCTACTTCGCGGTCGCGTTCGTACTGACCCGGATCATGCGGGTGCTGGAGCGCCGCGCCAAGGCCTCGGTCGGCCGGGCGGTACCCAAGGGTGAGGGCTGGTTCTCCCGCAAACTGCCCGTCGAGAAGCAGGGCCCCGAGGCGCTGGCCACCGGAGGAAAGCCGTGA
- the ehuD gene encoding ectoine/hydroxyectoine ABC transporter permease subunit EhuD produces MPEILKGLWITIQATIYGSLVSFALGLVWAVALRSRSRWVTWPVSIFVEFIRNTPLLVQLFFLFFVLPGWGLAFSPLTTGVIGLGLHYSTYTSEVYRAGIDGVPPGQWEAATALSLPRRRTWTAVILPQAFRRVVPALGNYVIAMFKDTPLLAGITVADMLFQANSISATTFDYLEPITIVGILFVVISYPTSLLLRALERRLVR; encoded by the coding sequence ATGCCCGAGATCCTCAAAGGGCTGTGGATCACGATCCAGGCGACGATCTACGGCTCGCTGGTCTCCTTCGCGCTCGGGCTGGTGTGGGCGGTGGCGCTGCGCTCGCGGAGCCGCTGGGTGACCTGGCCGGTCAGCATCTTCGTCGAGTTCATCCGCAACACCCCGCTGCTGGTGCAGCTGTTCTTCCTGTTCTTCGTCCTGCCGGGCTGGGGGCTGGCCTTCTCGCCGCTGACCACGGGCGTCATCGGCCTGGGCCTGCACTACTCCACGTACACCTCGGAGGTCTACCGCGCCGGTATCGACGGTGTGCCGCCCGGCCAGTGGGAGGCCGCCACGGCGCTGAGCCTGCCGCGCCGGCGCACCTGGACCGCGGTGATCCTGCCGCAGGCGTTCCGCCGGGTGGTTCCCGCGCTGGGCAACTACGTCATCGCCATGTTCAAGGACACGCCGCTGCTGGCCGGTATCACCGTCGCCGACATGCTCTTCCAGGCGAACAGCATCAGCGCCACCACCTTCGACTACCTGGAGCCGATCACCATCGTCGGCATCCTCTTCGTGGTCATCTCCTACCCCACTTCTCTCCTCCTGCGAGCCCTGGAGCGTCGTCTTGTCCGCTGA
- the ehuA gene encoding ectoine/hydroxyectoine ABC transporter ATP-binding protein EhuA, protein MSADSTPSKETANPAVDGTELIRFDNVTKRFGTNTVLDSLDFTVSSGKHVTLIGPSGSGKTTILRLLMTLLKPDEGTIKVGGEYLTHEEKGGKLVPAGEKHIREVRKNIGMVFQQFNLFPNMKVLRNITEAPVHVLGMEKDAAEERARELLDLVGLTEHLDKYPTQLSGGQQQRVAIARALAMRPQVLLLDEVTSALDPELVAGVLDVLRDIAHTTDITMLCVTHEMNFARDISDDVLMFDAGRVIESGSPEKIFTEPEHERTREFLSAVL, encoded by the coding sequence TTGTCCGCTGACAGCACCCCCTCGAAAGAAACGGCCAACCCGGCGGTCGACGGCACCGAGCTGATCCGCTTCGACAACGTCACCAAGCGGTTCGGGACCAACACCGTCCTGGACTCCCTGGACTTCACCGTCTCGTCGGGCAAGCACGTCACCCTCATCGGCCCGTCCGGGTCCGGCAAGACCACGATCCTGCGGCTGCTGATGACGCTGCTGAAGCCCGACGAGGGCACCATCAAGGTCGGCGGCGAGTACCTGACGCACGAGGAGAAGGGCGGCAAGCTCGTCCCGGCCGGGGAGAAGCACATCCGCGAGGTCCGCAAGAACATCGGCATGGTGTTCCAGCAGTTCAACCTCTTCCCGAACATGAAGGTGCTGCGGAACATCACCGAGGCGCCGGTGCACGTCCTGGGGATGGAAAAGGACGCCGCCGAGGAGCGGGCCCGCGAACTCCTCGACCTGGTGGGCCTGACCGAGCACCTCGACAAGTACCCCACCCAGCTCTCCGGCGGCCAGCAGCAGCGGGTCGCCATCGCCCGGGCGCTGGCGATGCGCCCGCAGGTGCTGCTGCTGGACGAGGTGACCTCCGCGCTCGACCCGGAGCTGGTGGCCGGGGTGCTGGACGTACTGCGGGACATCGCGCACACCACGGACATCACCATGCTGTGCGTCACCCACGAGATGAACTTCGCCCGGGACATCTCCGACGACGTCCTGATGTTCGACGCCGGCCGGGTCATCGAATCCGGTTCCCCGGAAAAGATCTTCACGGAGCCGGAGCACGAGCGCACCCGGGAATTCCTGAGCGCCGTGCTGTGA
- a CDS encoding winged helix-turn-helix domain-containing protein — protein MSTHTQDPSLRHQDPPLRQQDAYAVVVTESVDDIEQLNELLHSNLPVLLVRDLDQARRLMDGEPAAGSAADTPRPARLRVGRLEVRPEEQRALWRGAPLELTAQEIGLLGCLAGHGGSVASYRELVQDVWGASCGVDTTVIHSAVRRLRRKLEKAGVDVEIESVRGYGLRIAYEGQQPSVN, from the coding sequence GTGAGCACGCATACTCAGGACCCGTCACTGCGGCACCAGGATCCGCCACTGCGGCAACAGGACGCATACGCGGTCGTCGTCACGGAATCCGTCGACGACATCGAGCAGCTCAACGAATTGCTGCACAGCAATCTGCCGGTCCTGCTCGTCCGCGATCTCGACCAGGCCAGACGCCTGATGGACGGCGAACCGGCCGCCGGGTCCGCCGCGGACACCCCGCGGCCGGCCCGGCTCCGGGTCGGCCGGCTGGAGGTCCGGCCGGAGGAACAGCGGGCACTGTGGCGGGGCGCGCCGCTGGAGCTGACCGCACAGGAGATCGGCCTGCTGGGCTGCCTCGCCGGACACGGCGGCAGCGTGGCCTCCTACCGGGAACTCGTCCAGGACGTCTGGGGAGCGTCCTGCGGAGTGGACACGACGGTGATTCACAGCGCCGTACGACGACTGCGCCGGAAGCTGGAAAAGGCCGGTGTCGACGTCGAGATCGAGTCGGTCCGCGGTTACGGTCTGCGGATCGCGTACGAGGGTCAGCAACCGTCAGTGAACTGA
- a CDS encoding IclR family transcriptional regulator produces the protein MALKPEPTAPFHSVQYALRVLETISRHADGVTDAQIARETGLSPGQLAQMLSMLRREGYVEQVTDGAYVVGESLLLLGTGGDRDQALRDKLQLTLDHLRDSVGAAVYISRYIDGEVKILHYADGPLAPKVNEWAEFHRTAHASAVGKCLLAQLDHDGRKDHLSRHKTARLTSRTITNEKVLFHKLDSQPPTVPVLDLQEYAVGTVCAAVPITAGSTVGCLALSMPLEHAHRLRQAADTLNRRAAPVLLSLAI, from the coding sequence GTGGCGCTGAAGCCCGAGCCGACCGCGCCGTTCCATTCGGTGCAGTACGCCCTTCGCGTGCTCGAAACGATCTCCAGGCACGCCGACGGCGTGACCGATGCGCAGATCGCCCGCGAGACCGGCCTGTCCCCGGGCCAGCTCGCCCAGATGCTGTCGATGCTCCGGCGCGAGGGCTATGTCGAGCAGGTCACCGACGGGGCGTATGTCGTCGGCGAATCGCTCCTGCTCCTCGGAACGGGCGGCGACCGCGACCAGGCCCTGCGCGACAAGCTCCAGCTCACCCTCGACCACCTGCGCGACTCGGTCGGCGCGGCGGTCTACATCAGCCGGTACATCGACGGCGAGGTGAAGATCCTCCACTACGCCGACGGACCGCTGGCACCCAAGGTCAACGAGTGGGCCGAGTTCCACCGCACGGCACACGCCAGCGCGGTCGGCAAATGTCTGCTGGCGCAGCTCGACCACGACGGCCGCAAGGACCACCTCTCCCGTCACAAGACCGCCCGGCTCACCTCCCGGACGATCACCAACGAGAAGGTCCTGTTCCACAAGCTCGACAGCCAGCCGCCCACGGTCCCCGTCCTCGACCTCCAGGAGTACGCCGTCGGCACGGTCTGCGCGGCCGTCCCGATCACCGCCGGTTCGACGGTCGGCTGCCTCGCCCTGTCCATGCCGCTGGAGCACGCCCACCGTCTGCGCCAGGCCGCCGACACCCTCAACCGCCGGGCCGCTCCGGTTCTGCTGTCGCTGGCGATCTGA